A single genomic interval of Veillonellaceae bacterium harbors:
- a CDS encoding LysR family transcriptional regulator translates to MDIRHLEYFCEVARHRSFTKAAEVLHITQPTISKMVKTLEEELGVTLFSRAAKQIELTDAGRAVYSQAQHVLSAFQNLTLELADVMNIKKGNIRIGLPPIASSSIFPRVIGEFNKVYPNISLELIEVGSKMVERGVEDGSLDIGVVCNLPAKGDRFDMFSCIKDPLMLIVHPEHRFADRQQIDFADLKEEPFVLYRNDFSLHDHIVARCIKSGFQPRVVCGSSQRDFMTEAVAAGLGIALLPRKICQELDQSRIKAIPLNEPAVYLQLAVIWKKDRYLSFAAREWLKFTSSFLNIELPEAVQKRLQQN, encoded by the coding sequence ATGGACATAAGGCACTTGGAATATTTCTGTGAAGTTGCCCGGCACCGGAGCTTTACTAAGGCTGCCGAAGTGCTGCATATTACGCAGCCGACCATTAGCAAAATGGTAAAAACCCTAGAAGAAGAGCTGGGTGTTACGTTATTTTCCCGAGCTGCCAAGCAGATCGAGCTTACCGATGCCGGCCGGGCGGTTTACAGTCAGGCCCAGCACGTTTTGTCAGCCTTTCAGAATTTAACCTTAGAGCTCGCTGATGTAATGAATATTAAAAAGGGCAATATTCGCATCGGTTTGCCTCCTATTGCCAGTTCTAGCATATTCCCGCGGGTAATTGGCGAATTTAATAAGGTTTACCCGAATATTAGCCTGGAATTGATTGAAGTTGGATCAAAGATGGTTGAACGCGGGGTCGAGGATGGTTCGCTGGATATTGGCGTAGTCTGCAATCTTCCGGCTAAGGGAGACAGATTCGATATGTTTTCTTGTATCAAGGATCCGCTTATGCTGATTGTCCATCCGGAGCACCGTTTTGCCGACCGTCAGCAGATTGATTTTGCTGACCTAAAAGAAGAACCGTTTGTTCTGTATCGAAATGATTTTAGTCTGCACGATCATATTGTAGCCCGCTGTATAAAAAGCGGTTTCCAACCCAGGGTTGTATGCGGAAGTTCGCAGCGCGACTTCATGACTGAGGCTGTTGCTGCCGGCTTAGGCATAGCGCTCTTGCCCCGTAAGATTTGTCAGGAACTTGATCAATCCAGGATTAAAGCCATACCTTTAAATGAACCGGCAGTGTATCTCCAGCTGGCTGTAATCTGGAAAAAGGATAGGTACCTTTCATTTGCCGCCCGGGAGTGGCTAAAATTCACCAGCTCGTTCCTCAATATCGAGCTGCCTGAGGCGGTACAAAAACGTCTGCAGCAAAATTAA